One part of the Eucalyptus grandis isolate ANBG69807.140 chromosome 10, ASM1654582v1, whole genome shotgun sequence genome encodes these proteins:
- the LOC104423392 gene encoding histone deacetylase HDT1, with protein MALPMEFWGVEVKAGQPLKVNPGNAKILHLSQASLGECKSSKGNESVPLHVKFGDQKLVLGTLSTENFPQLAFDLVFEKEFELSHNWKSGSVYFCGYKSVVHDDDDEFSDLESDSEEEDLPMIGVENGKVAAQASAKTATASANASKVESSGKQKASIPQPMKVDEDDSDEDDDEDDDDEDESDEGVDGEADSDEEEDESDEEETPKKAEIGKKRAADSATKTPVPAKKSKLPTPQKTDGKKGGHTATPHPAKQAGKNPANSANKSQSPKSAGQVSCKSCSKTFNSDGALQSHSKAKHGGK; from the exons ATGGCCCTTCCGATGGAGTTCTGGG GAGTTGAAGTGAAGGCTGGACAGCCCCTTAAAGTCAACCCTGGCAATGCTAAAATCTTGCATCTTTCTCAG GCATCACTTGGCGAATGCAAGAGTAGCAAAGGAAATGAATCAGTGCCTCTCCATGTGAAATTTGGCGATCAGAAGCTTGTTTTAGGAACTCTCTCCACGGAGAACTTCCCTCAATTAGCATTCGACTTGGTTTTTGAGAAAGAGTTTGAACTATCTCACAACTGGAAAAGTGGAAGTGTCTACTTTTGTGGATACAAGTCTGTCGTACATGATGA TGATGATGAATTTTCTG attTGGAGAGTGATTCCGAAGAGGAAGATCTTCCGATGATTGGTGTGGAAAATG GAAAGGTTGCAGCACAAGCATCAGCTAAGACTGCTACTGCCAGTGCTAATGCTAGCAAGGTTGAATCATCGGGAAAGCAAAAGGCCAGCATTCCACAACCAATGAAAGTTGATGAGGATGACagtgatgaggatgatgatgaggatgatgacgACGAAGATGAATCTGATGAG GGAGTTGATGGTGAGGCTGATTCtgatgaggaggaagatgaaagtGATGAGGAAGAGACTCCAAAGAAG gCTGAAATAGGCAAGAAGAGAGCTGCGGATTCTGCAACTAAGACACCTGTCCCTGCCAAGAAGTCAAAGTTACCTACTCCACAGAAGACAG ATGGTAAGAAAGGTGGCCATACAGCAACTCCTCACCCTGCAAAACAGGCTGGAAAGAATCCTGCCAACAGTGCCAACAAGTCGCAAAGCCCCAAATCAGCTGGCCAAGTCTCTTGCAAATCATGTAGCAA GACGTTCAATTCAGACGGTGCTCTTCAGTCTCATTCAAAGGCTAAGCATGGTGGCAAGTAA
- the LOC104421257 gene encoding glucomannan 4-beta-mannosyltransferase 2 gives MAQISAKDLIPDSLTMSREDIAGQLGMVWELIKAPLIVPVLRLSVYVCLAMALMLFMERVYMGIVIVLVKLFWKKPEKRYNWEPIEEDLESGSSNFPFVLVQIPMYNEKEVYKISIGAACGLSWPADRLVIQVLDDSTDPVIKQMVELECQRWASKGINIVYQIRETRGGYKAGALKEGLKRSYVKHCEFVAIFDADFRPEPDYLKRAIPYFLRNPDLALVQARWRFVNSNECLLTRMQEMSLDYHFTVEQEVGSATHAFFGFNGTAGVWRIGAINEAGGWKDRTTVEDMDLAVRASLRGWKFVYLGDLQVKSELPSTFKAFRFQQHRWSCGPANLFRKMVMEIVRNKKVRFWKKVYVIYSFFFVRKIIAHMVTFFFYCVVLPLTIWVPEVHVPIWGAVYIPSIITILNSVGTPRSIHLLFYWILFENVMSMHRTKATFIGLLEAGRANEWVVTEKLGDTLKNKSKKLRFTFNFADRLHLLELGFGVFLFVTGCYDFLYGKNNYFVYLWLQTITFFIAGFGYIGTIV, from the exons ATGGCGCAAATCTCGGCCAAGGACCTGATCCCGGACTCGTTAACCATGTCCCGGGAGGACATCGCGGGCCAGCTGGGGATGGTGTGGGAGCTGATCAAGGCGCCGCTGATCGTCCCGGTGCTGCGGCTCTCGGTCTACGTATGCCTCGCGATGGCGCTCATGCTTTTCATGGAGAGGGTCTACATGGGCATCGTCATCGTCCTCGTCAAGCTCTTCTGGAAGAAGCCGGAGAAGCGCTACAATTGGGAGCCCATCGAGGAGGACCTCGAGTCCGGGAGCTCCAACTTCCCCTTCGTCCTCGTCCAAATCCCAATGTACAACGAGAAAGAG GTGTACAAGATTTCGATCGGAGCAGCGTGCGGGCTGTCCTGGCCGGCCGACCGCCTCGTGATCCAAGTCCTCGACGACTCCACCGATCCCGTAATTAAG CAAATGGTGGAGCTGGAGTGCCAGAGGTGGGCGAGCAAGGGGATCAACATAGTGTACCAGATCAGGGAGACGCGGGGCGGGTACAAGGCCGGGGCGCTCAAGGAAGGGCTGAAGCGGAGTTACGTGAAGCACTGCGAGTTCGTGGCCATCTTCGACGCCGACTTCCGCCCCGAGCCCGACTACCTCAAGCGCGCCATCCCTTACTTCCTCCGCAACCCGGACCTCGCCCTGGTTCAAGCTCGCTGGAGGTTCG TGAATTCGAACGAGTGCTTGTTGACGAGGATGCAGGAGATGTCGCTGGACTACCATTTCACCGTGGAGCAAGAGGTGGGGTCGGCCACGCACGCCTTCTTCGGCTTCAACG GAACTGCGGGTGTGTGGAGGATCGGGGCCATTAATGAGGCGGGTGGGTGGAAGGATCGGACCACCGTGGAGGACATGGACCTCGCTGTCAGGGCTAGCCTCCGCGGTTGGAAGTTTGTCTATCTCGGCGACCTGCAG GTGAAAAGTGAACTTCCCAGCACTTTCAAGGCTTTCCGTTTCCAGCAGCACCGTTGGTCCTGTGGTCCTGCCAATCTGTTTAGGAAGATGGTGATGGAGATTGTCAGGAACAAG AAAGTCAGATTCTGGAAGAAAGTGTACGTTATATACAGCTTTTTCTTCGTCCGGAAGATTATAGCTCACATGGtcaccttcttcttctattGTGTCGTCCTCCCCCTCACCATTTGGGTCCCCGAAGTCCATGTCCCGATCTGGGGCGCCGTCTACATCCCTTCCATCATCACCATCCTCAACTCGGTCGGAACTCCAAG GTCGATCCACCTGTTGTTCTACTGGATCCTTTTCGAGAACGTGATGTCCATGCACCGGACCAAGGCCACCTTCATCGGTCTCCTAGAAGCCGGGAGAGCCAACGAGTGGGTCGTCACAGAAAAACTCGGGGACACCCTCAAAAACAAGTCGAAGAAGCTTCGATTCACTTTCAATTTTGCAGATAG ACTCCATCTCTTGGAGCTCGGGTTTGGAGTATTCCTATTCGTCACCGGGTGCTACGACTTCTTGTATGGGAAGAACAACTACTTTGTATACCTGTGGCTCCAGAcgatcactttcttcattgcGGGATTTGGGTACATCGGGACAATTGTGTAA